Proteins encoded in a region of the Puniceibacterium sp. IMCC21224 genome:
- a CDS encoding acyl-CoA dehydrogenase produces the protein MTIAQAVKEHDYSAAIGRQDQLEDQISTGPVSSLAATLDLDAPGEGQPLPGGWHWLFFNPFKKRSELGVDGHPKRGGFLPDVALPRRMWAGGRLRHLAVLPIGEKAEKHSEILKIASKSGRAGQLVFVTVLHKILLDGKICIEEEQDIVYREAPSPGAPKPLAAPAPEGAKWSEEFTPDPVALFRYSSLTSNSHRIHYDKPYATGEEGYPNLVVHGPLIATLLQGFAAKCRPNETVETFDFRGMAPLFVDRSFHLEAKPGKDGATLDLWARGPDGALAMSAVASFKPEVI, from the coding sequence ATGACGATCGCACAAGCCGTCAAGGAACACGATTACAGCGCCGCAATTGGCCGCCAAGACCAGCTAGAAGATCAGATTTCGACTGGCCCGGTTTCGTCACTGGCCGCGACGCTTGACCTTGATGCGCCCGGTGAGGGGCAGCCGTTGCCGGGCGGCTGGCATTGGCTGTTCTTCAACCCGTTCAAGAAGCGCAGTGAACTTGGCGTCGATGGCCACCCAAAACGCGGAGGCTTCCTGCCTGATGTCGCCCTGCCACGCCGCATGTGGGCGGGCGGGCGGTTGCGCCATCTCGCGGTTTTGCCGATCGGGGAGAAGGCTGAAAAGCACAGCGAGATTTTGAAAATAGCCTCTAAATCCGGGCGCGCAGGGCAGCTGGTGTTTGTCACGGTGCTTCACAAGATTCTGCTGGATGGCAAAATCTGCATCGAAGAAGAACAGGATATCGTTTACCGCGAAGCGCCCAGCCCCGGCGCCCCCAAGCCTCTGGCGGCGCCTGCGCCGGAGGGCGCAAAGTGGTCCGAGGAATTCACCCCCGATCCGGTTGCCTTGTTCCGGTATTCGTCTCTGACTTCGAACAGTCACCGCATTCACTATGACAAACCCTACGCCACGGGCGAGGAAGGGTATCCAAACCTGGTTGTGCATGGCCCGTTGATTGCGACCTTGTTGCAGGGGTTTGCAGCCAAGTGCCGACCCAATGAGACCGTGGAAACATTTGATTTCCGTGGCATGGCGCCCTTGTTTGTAGACCGGTCATTTCACCTTGAGGCCAAGCCCGGCAAAGATGGTGCGACACTGGACCTGTGGGCACGCGGCCCTGACGGCGCACTGGCGATGAGTGCCGTAGCAAGTTTCAAGCCCGAGGTGATATGA
- a CDS encoding CoA transferase, with protein MSQDKPLTGIQVVEYTSGVAGAWAGRLLAAMGAEVTLIEPVSLSVLRRTAPFLPSGESALFAYVAADKKSVICDLETDTGRSSLATLLTTADIFIEDAPVKGRAALGIDEVGIASRYPDLIHLSVLPFGSFGQKADWHGTEINLIHAGGEGFLLPNGLSASMFPERPPLKVAGHFAQMQGGVVAALSALSALWSRTGQYVDTSIQDATAAVGAFAIQRFGDGSVEHRLTRSFRYGGVIECNDGYVELLTLEERQWQGLVHLMGDPEWALDAALDDAAERSNRGDMINAKIREWARQYDVEDLVARAQELGVPMARYNSPLQILEGVHEIARGAFQEVRTKSDGVIKVQSAPFRFGDAPIRIGAAAPQPGAHQHKLDKTAPVRSKRVTV; from the coding sequence ATGTCCCAGGACAAACCGCTCACGGGCATTCAAGTCGTGGAATACACGTCCGGAGTCGCTGGCGCGTGGGCTGGACGCCTTCTCGCGGCCATGGGTGCCGAAGTTACCTTGATAGAGCCTGTGTCGCTGTCTGTGTTGCGGCGCACAGCACCTTTTCTGCCCAGTGGTGAAAGTGCTCTGTTCGCCTATGTCGCGGCCGACAAGAAAAGTGTCATCTGCGATCTGGAAACCGACACCGGACGCTCCTCTCTGGCGACTCTGCTCACGACAGCGGATATCTTTATTGAGGATGCGCCTGTCAAAGGTCGTGCTGCTCTTGGCATAGATGAGGTTGGGATCGCGTCGCGTTATCCCGACCTCATCCACCTGTCGGTTCTTCCGTTTGGATCATTTGGGCAAAAGGCTGACTGGCACGGGACCGAAATCAATCTGATCCATGCGGGCGGAGAAGGCTTTCTGCTTCCCAATGGACTGTCCGCCAGCATGTTTCCCGAACGGCCGCCGCTGAAAGTCGCGGGCCATTTTGCTCAGATGCAGGGCGGTGTCGTCGCGGCGCTTTCAGCGCTTTCGGCGCTTTGGTCGCGCACAGGTCAATACGTCGACACGTCGATACAAGATGCGACCGCAGCAGTCGGTGCCTTTGCCATTCAAAGGTTTGGCGACGGCTCGGTCGAGCATCGTTTGACCCGGTCTTTCCGATATGGCGGGGTGATTGAGTGCAACGATGGCTATGTCGAGTTGCTGACATTGGAAGAGCGCCAGTGGCAGGGGCTGGTCCATCTGATGGGCGATCCCGAATGGGCGCTGGATGCCGCGCTGGATGACGCAGCCGAACGCAGCAATCGCGGCGATATGATTAATGCAAAGATACGCGAATGGGCGCGCCAATACGACGTCGAGGATTTGGTGGCGCGTGCGCAAGAGCTTGGTGTTCCGATGGCGCGCTACAACTCACCGCTCCAGATTCTTGAAGGCGTGCATGAAATCGCGCGTGGTGCGTTTCAGGAGGTCCGGACCAAATCCGATGGCGTTATCAAAGTGCAATCCGCGCCGTTTCGTTTTGGCGATGCGCCCATTCGCATCGGCGCCGCAGCCCCGCAGCCCGGCGCGCACCAACATAAATTGGACAAGACAGCGCCCGTCCGCAGCAAAAGAGTGACCGTATGA
- a CDS encoding CaiB/BaiF CoA-transferase family protein, whose protein sequence is MKPLEGLRIADFTVHAAGPFCTHMLSQLGAECIKVESSQRLDIFRKPHAVYGRAGPATFDQVASNKLSVRLNLKHADGVALAKRLVAQSDVAAESFRAGVMTRLGLGYEALRAVKNDIVMVSVSSSGQTGPDSHFAGYAPLFGAWGGLGYLTGYVDGPPVEMRHVMDHSVGMNAALATVAALHKRRMTGLGSHVDVAAREVASSLVGEALTASSAGVEQERMGNNDPQHAPHGIYATKTEERWLTVAVSSDGEWRALAALISQPRLGTDPRYATAAARIARRGEVDDFVAQWCGSCDADVAAEALQARGIAAHVSWRASDIVDDPHMQSRRSIVEVTESDGKSRMAVGFPARFSKSDAPGMDRGTPELGEHEDYVFGELLGIGACERARLVDEHIIF, encoded by the coding sequence ATGAAGCCGCTTGAAGGACTCCGGATAGCAGATTTTACCGTACATGCGGCGGGCCCATTCTGTACGCATATGCTTTCTCAGTTGGGCGCGGAATGCATCAAGGTCGAAAGCTCGCAGCGTCTTGATATTTTCCGAAAGCCGCATGCCGTTTACGGTCGTGCAGGCCCTGCGACCTTTGATCAGGTCGCATCGAACAAACTGTCAGTGCGTCTTAATCTGAAACATGCTGATGGCGTGGCGCTGGCCAAACGGCTTGTTGCGCAATCTGACGTGGCTGCCGAAAGTTTTCGCGCTGGCGTGATGACCAGGCTGGGACTTGGTTATGAGGCGCTGCGTGCGGTCAAGAATGATATTGTCATGGTGTCGGTGTCGTCTTCGGGACAGACGGGCCCTGACAGCCACTTTGCCGGATACGCCCCGCTGTTCGGCGCGTGGGGCGGGCTTGGTTACCTGACGGGTTACGTAGATGGACCGCCCGTGGAAATGCGTCATGTCATGGACCATTCGGTAGGGATGAACGCTGCCCTGGCGACTGTTGCGGCCTTGCACAAACGCCGGATGACAGGGCTGGGAAGCCACGTAGATGTGGCGGCGCGCGAAGTGGCTTCGTCACTGGTCGGTGAGGCGCTGACAGCAAGTTCTGCAGGAGTCGAGCAGGAGCGGATGGGCAACAATGACCCTCAGCATGCGCCGCATGGCATTTACGCCACCAAAACCGAAGAGCGGTGGCTGACGGTTGCGGTTTCTTCGGACGGTGAGTGGCGGGCGCTTGCCGCGCTGATCAGCCAGCCCCGGCTTGGCACAGACCCGCGCTATGCCACCGCCGCTGCGCGGATCGCCCGTCGCGGCGAGGTGGATGATTTCGTGGCCCAATGGTGTGGGTCATGTGATGCCGACGTCGCTGCAGAGGCGCTGCAAGCCCGCGGGATTGCGGCACATGTGTCATGGCGGGCGTCGGACATCGTCGACGATCCGCACATGCAAAGTCGCAGAAGCATCGTCGAAGTGACTGAATCCGATGGAAAGTCACGGATGGCCGTGGGGTTTCCCGCGCGGTTCTCGAAAAGCGATGCGCCCGGCATGGACCGGGGCACGCCCGAGTTGGGCGAGCACGAGGACTATGTCTTTGGCGAACTCCTGGGCATTGGTGCCTGTGAGCGGGCCCGTCTTGTCGACGAACACATCATTTTTTGA
- a CDS encoding cysteine hydrolase family protein: MTSKSILLIMDMMNDLVHPDGMGAKSYGVQCINRGVYKNTAHAIARARSADVMVGYVRVGFSAQYPECPPNSPIFSKAKDNNIFELGTWGTEVFADFAPQAGDPDIIKHRVSPFYGTKLEPLLRAQGIGRLIFAGVSTNGVVSAAVREGHDRDYACVVLEDCCAGATTEEHDYALAGLKRYATISNAADFAL, from the coding sequence ATGACTTCAAAAAGCATTCTGTTGATTATGGATATGATGAACGATCTGGTACATCCCGACGGGATGGGCGCCAAATCGTATGGGGTGCAATGTATCAACCGCGGCGTGTACAAGAACACTGCACATGCCATTGCGCGCGCGCGCAGTGCCGATGTCATGGTGGGGTATGTGCGGGTCGGTTTTTCCGCGCAGTACCCGGAATGCCCGCCCAACTCGCCGATTTTTTCCAAGGCGAAAGATAACAACATCTTTGAGTTGGGCACTTGGGGGACCGAAGTGTTCGCCGATTTCGCACCCCAAGCCGGTGATCCGGACATCATCAAACACCGCGTGAGCCCGTTTTACGGCACCAAACTTGAACCGCTGTTGAGGGCGCAAGGGATCGGCCGCCTGATTTTTGCAGGGGTGTCGACCAACGGTGTCGTTTCCGCAGCTGTGCGCGAAGGGCACGACCGGGACTACGCCTGTGTTGTGCTGGAAGATTGCTGTGCAGGCGCAACCACCGAAGAGCATGACTATGCGCTTGCGGGCCTGAAACGGTATGCAACGATCTCCAACGCAGCAGATTTCGCCCTCTAA
- a CDS encoding MaoC family dehydratase N-terminal domain-containing protein — MTTATLKENKSKGMGGAPAEGKITDEAVAAAKDMIGLQLRPEGPYLQDATSDTLRNWCNGIGDLNPLYRDPGYGADSRFGSQLAHPMFPMAFGWIGRTRWGLPGVHGFYAGNDWELFRHIRPGDRVNAVERVIGIEEKESKFSGRLVLQYVEASYFNQHGDLLARALGTCTRHERKAARDAGKYADIKTHDYTHEEYEALDACIMDEPMKIRGSKARYWEDVTEGESLDTIVRGPLSLMDTMGFLVGCGRGHTHGVVFQAAMKHPGHFFRNPEAGGGIEYTGIGHHRESTAKEVGVPGVYDYGPQRSSWMATMVTNWMGDGAFLKRVRTEMRRFNTMGDSTWCKGKVSRKYIKDGHALVDIEIWGENQRGEITTPGIATVALQSRDPQLRVFLDGGNLELDLKVVR; from the coding sequence GTGACGACAGCGACGTTGAAAGAAAACAAAAGTAAGGGAATGGGCGGCGCCCCCGCAGAGGGGAAAATCACCGACGAGGCGGTGGCTGCCGCAAAGGACATGATCGGCCTGCAACTTCGCCCCGAGGGCCCTTATCTGCAGGATGCAACCTCTGACACACTGCGCAACTGGTGCAACGGCATTGGCGACCTGAACCCACTATATCGCGACCCCGGCTATGGAGCAGACTCGCGCTTTGGATCGCAGTTGGCGCATCCGATGTTTCCTATGGCATTCGGATGGATCGGCCGGACCCGTTGGGGTTTGCCCGGTGTTCACGGGTTTTATGCGGGTAACGACTGGGAACTGTTCCGCCACATTCGCCCCGGTGATCGCGTCAACGCCGTCGAACGGGTGATCGGCATCGAAGAGAAGGAATCGAAGTTCTCGGGGCGGCTTGTGCTTCAGTATGTCGAAGCCAGCTACTTTAACCAGCACGGTGATTTACTGGCCCGTGCGCTGGGCACCTGCACCCGGCATGAACGCAAGGCGGCGCGCGACGCGGGCAAGTATGCCGACATCAAAACCCACGATTATACCCACGAAGAATACGAAGCGCTGGATGCTTGCATCATGGATGAGCCGATGAAAATTCGTGGCTCAAAAGCGCGCTATTGGGAAGATGTGACCGAGGGTGAAAGCCTGGACACCATTGTGCGCGGCCCGCTGTCGTTGATGGACACCATGGGCTTTCTTGTCGGGTGCGGTCGCGGTCATACCCACGGCGTGGTGTTCCAGGCGGCGATGAAGCACCCCGGCCACTTTTTCCGCAACCCCGAAGCGGGCGGCGGGATTGAGTATACCGGGATTGGCCACCACCGCGAGAGCACGGCAAAAGAGGTCGGCGTTCCGGGCGTCTATGACTATGGTCCGCAGCGGTCTTCTTGGATGGCGACGATGGTCACAAACTGGATGGGCGATGGCGCTTTCCTCAAGCGAGTTCGCACCGAAATGCGCCGTTTCAACACCATGGGCGACAGCACGTGGTGCAAGGGCAAAGTGTCCAGAAAATACATTAAGGACGGGCACGCGCTGGTCGATATTGAGATCTGGGGCGAAAACCAGCGTGGCGAGATCACCACACCGGGCATCGCAACCGTCGCGCTTCAGTCGCGTGATCCCCAGCTTCGGGTCTTCCTCGACGGCGGCAATCTTGAGCTTGACCTGAAGGTCGTGCGCTAG
- a CDS encoding ABC transporter ATP-binding protein, whose amino-acid sequence MTDLLAVSNLSVFYGAKAQAVESVSFSVPQGAVVALLGANGAGKTSIMKAIAGLISTKGTLTFDGVDVSAMPTRERVKRGIVYVPEGREIVGEMTVRENLVLGGYHLNGRDRRGRIEMVLDLFPEIANKADRSAWRLSGGEQQMLAIGRGLMAGPRLLLLDEPSLGLAPMLVRRVFDRLGTIRRETDLAIVLVEQNLAMTMRICDHLHFLRGGQLVGYRSAAELRDGAARQEAIDTFLGAAAAA is encoded by the coding sequence ATGACTGATTTACTTGCCGTGTCGAACCTGTCGGTCTTTTATGGTGCCAAGGCGCAGGCCGTAGAGAGTGTTTCGTTTTCTGTGCCCCAGGGGGCGGTCGTGGCTTTGCTTGGGGCCAATGGCGCGGGCAAAACTTCGATCATGAAGGCGATAGCGGGTCTGATTTCCACCAAAGGTACGCTGACCTTTGACGGTGTGGATGTGTCGGCGATGCCGACACGTGAGCGTGTGAAGCGCGGCATCGTCTACGTGCCCGAAGGGCGTGAGATCGTCGGCGAAATGACAGTACGCGAAAACCTTGTACTTGGTGGCTATCACCTGAACGGACGTGATCGGCGTGGCCGGATCGAGATGGTGCTGGACCTGTTTCCCGAGATCGCCAACAAGGCTGACCGATCGGCATGGCGTTTGAGTGGAGGAGAGCAGCAAATGCTGGCGATCGGTCGGGGTTTGATGGCCGGGCCACGGTTGCTGTTGCTGGACGAGCCGTCGCTGGGTCTGGCGCCGATGCTGGTGCGGCGGGTGTTTGACCGTCTGGGCACAATCAGGCGCGAAACCGATCTGGCGATTGTGCTGGTCGAGCAGAACCTGGCTATGACGATGCGGATTTGCGACCACCTGCATTTTCTGCGCGGCGGTCAGCTGGTCGGATATCGCAGCGCGGCAGAGCTCAGGGACGGCGCCGCCCGTCAGGAAGCCATCGACACCTTTCTGGGTGCCGCTGCAGCCGCGTGA
- a CDS encoding carboxynorspermidine decarboxylase: MQTPYYLIDKSRLLPNLQKIAWLRETSGAKSLLALKCFATWSVFDFMAQYMDGTTSSSLYEVKLGKARFPGETHAYSVAYADDEIAEVLAQSDKIIFNSINQLARFAAESQNHVRGLRVNPGVSTSGFDLADPARPFSRLGESDPAQVAAVADQITGLMFHNNCENDSFDRFDEMLTLIETNFGATLHKMTWVSLGGGIHFTGEGYPLERLSARLKAFAARYAVQVYLEPGEAAITGAATLEVTVLDTMHNGKNLAIVDSSIEAHMLDLLIYREAAKVSPDAGAHEWMICGKSCLAGDIFGEFRFDAPLKPGDRISFQDAAGYTMVKKNWFNGVKMPGIAIRELDGTTRQVRAFDYDDFAAALS; this comes from the coding sequence TTGCAGACACCCTATTATCTCATCGACAAGTCGCGCCTTTTGCCGAACCTGCAAAAGATCGCCTGGCTGCGAGAGACATCGGGTGCGAAATCATTGCTGGCGTTAAAGTGCTTTGCCACGTGGTCGGTGTTTGATTTCATGGCCCAATATATGGATGGCACAACCTCATCTTCGCTTTACGAGGTCAAGCTGGGCAAGGCCCGGTTCCCAGGTGAGACGCACGCCTATTCCGTCGCATACGCCGATGACGAGATTGCAGAAGTGCTGGCGCAGTCCGACAAGATCATCTTTAATTCGATCAACCAGCTGGCCCGCTTTGCCGCAGAGTCACAAAATCACGTGCGCGGATTGCGGGTGAATCCCGGTGTCTCGACTTCGGGCTTTGATCTGGCCGATCCCGCCCGCCCCTTTAGCCGCCTTGGCGAAAGTGACCCCGCGCAGGTTGCGGCGGTGGCGGATCAGATCACCGGGCTGATGTTTCACAACAATTGCGAGAACGACAGCTTTGATCGCTTTGACGAGATGCTGACCCTGATCGAAACGAATTTTGGCGCGACGCTGCACAAGATGACCTGGGTCAGCCTGGGCGGCGGCATCCACTTTACCGGCGAAGGCTATCCACTTGAGCGGCTTTCGGCGCGTCTGAAGGCATTTGCCGCCAGATACGCCGTGCAGGTTTACCTTGAGCCGGGCGAAGCCGCAATCACCGGTGCCGCAACATTGGAAGTGACGGTGTTGGACACGATGCACAACGGCAAGAACCTTGCCATCGTCGACAGCTCGATCGAGGCGCATATGCTGGATCTGCTGATTTACCGCGAAGCCGCAAAGGTCAGCCCCGACGCGGGCGCGCATGAATGGATGATCTGCGGCAAATCCTGCCTTGCCGGGGATATCTTTGGCGAATTCCGCTTTGACGCGCCGTTGAAACCGGGCGACCGGATTTCGTTTCAGGACGCGGCCGGTTATACAATGGTCAAGAAAAACTGGTTCAACGGCGTGAAAATGCCCGGCATCGCGATCCGGGAACTGGATGGCACCACACGGCAGGTCCGCGCGTTTGACTATGACGATTTTGCCGCAGCGCTGTCCTGA
- a CDS encoding CoA ester lyase produces the protein MKSPRSYLFVPGQRPDRFEKAARSGADAIILDLEDAVGPDLKNEARDNIVNWFAHGGQGIVRINGEDSPWFDDDLAALGAAGCATIMVPKADPTSLSKVSERLPGTALIALVESAFGLATLRTSATIPGVVRLAFGNLDFGADTRIPGTGVVLDPARFEIVLASRLGNLLQPVDGVTTDLKDIGVIKSDVERARAFGFGAKLCIHPAQVTAVNTGFLPTPAEIDWANRILQALEDAAGSVVQVDGKMVDRPLVDRAQQILLDAGA, from the coding sequence ATGAAATCACCCCGAAGTTATCTGTTTGTTCCGGGCCAAAGGCCGGACCGATTTGAAAAGGCTGCGCGCTCTGGTGCGGATGCAATTATTCTTGACCTGGAAGACGCGGTTGGTCCCGACCTGAAAAACGAGGCGCGTGACAATATCGTAAACTGGTTTGCGCATGGCGGTCAGGGCATCGTGCGGATCAATGGCGAAGACAGCCCTTGGTTCGACGACGATCTGGCCGCACTTGGCGCGGCCGGTTGCGCGACCATCATGGTGCCTAAGGCGGATCCCACCAGCCTGTCGAAAGTGTCCGAGAGGTTGCCCGGTACTGCGCTGATCGCGCTGGTGGAATCTGCTTTTGGGCTGGCCACGCTGCGCACATCGGCGACCATTCCCGGCGTGGTACGATTGGCATTCGGTAATCTGGATTTCGGGGCCGATACGCGCATTCCGGGGACTGGAGTGGTGCTGGATCCGGCGCGGTTCGAAATTGTGCTGGCCTCGCGGTTGGGGAACCTGCTTCAGCCTGTCGATGGCGTGACAACCGATCTGAAAGATATCGGCGTCATCAAGAGCGACGTCGAACGCGCGCGGGCGTTCGGGTTTGGGGCCAAACTGTGCATTCACCCTGCGCAGGTCACGGCGGTGAACACAGGTTTCTTGCCCACCCCGGCTGAAATTGATTGGGCCAACCGCATCCTGCAAGCGCTGGAAGACGCGGCCGGTTCGGTGGTTCAGGTCGATGGCAAAATGGTCGACCGCCCGCTGGTTGATCGGGCGCAACAGATACTTCTGGATGCAGGCGCCTAG
- a CDS encoding N-acyl homoserine lactonase family protein yields MTVQSNNGATWKIYGIRHAINTTRKRGQNFILDADPDATLVLDFYSWVLVGDDRVIVVDTGMDPDKARKNNHGHVLSPVDGLAQLGIDAATVDTVILTHAHYDHLGFLDAFPVATFHMQAEEMSYVTGPWMQKPWFRHAYAADEIAKLVELLHAARLKLHGRHRRFADGVSVHWVGGHCAGQEIVRVRTERGWVVLASDALHYYEEYERGVPFAVVFQSSDMLAAHDIIRDLADSDDHVIPAHDPRIADIYPVAEGVDSAHIFRLDAAPRNAGGA; encoded by the coding sequence ATGACTGTGCAATCGAACAATGGTGCGACGTGGAAAATCTATGGCATACGCCATGCGATCAACACCACGCGCAAGCGCGGCCAGAATTTCATACTTGACGCGGATCCCGACGCGACGCTGGTTCTGGATTTCTATTCATGGGTGTTGGTCGGCGATGACAGGGTCATTGTTGTTGATACCGGCATGGACCCGGACAAGGCGCGCAAGAACAACCATGGCCATGTGTTGAGCCCGGTGGACGGATTGGCGCAGTTGGGTATCGACGCGGCGACGGTGGATACCGTCATTCTGACCCATGCGCATTATGACCATCTTGGGTTCCTGGATGCCTTCCCCGTGGCGACATTTCATATGCAGGCCGAGGAAATGTCCTATGTGACAGGGCCGTGGATGCAAAAACCGTGGTTTCGACACGCTTATGCGGCTGACGAGATCGCAAAGCTGGTTGAGCTGCTGCATGCTGCTCGTTTGAAGTTGCACGGACGGCACCGCAGGTTTGCCGATGGCGTCAGCGTACATTGGGTTGGTGGCCATTGCGCCGGGCAGGAAATCGTGCGCGTGCGTACCGAACGCGGGTGGGTCGTTCTGGCGTCGGATGCCCTGCACTACTACGAAGAATACGAGCGCGGCGTTCCGTTCGCTGTGGTTTTCCAGTCATCCGACATGCTGGCAGCCCATGATATTATTCGGGACCTGGCCGACAGCGACGATCACGTCATACCGGCGCATGATCCGCGTATCGCAGACATTTACCCTGTCGCCGAAGGTGTGGATTCCGCCCATATTTTCCGACTGGATGCCGCGCCGCGAAACGCGGGTGGGGCATGA
- a CDS encoding GntR family transcriptional regulator: protein MPLTIGRKGTNLIHQTKEERVADFLREGIISGKFPRGSKLKQAQIAEMIGTSITPVREAIKLLEAEGFIQGSSHRGATVAPFDIDATAEIVDLRVTLECKLALQAMGRLTSKELDTLRDLQDQLETAADKGDRESVRTINYRFHEVLYQAAALPQTLQFVRALWARYPFDLINKLEHRIGRASQEHHELLSAILARDESALLSALRVHIRAGWDEFKESYAE, encoded by the coding sequence GTGCCCCTTACAATCGGTCGGAAAGGCACGAATTTGATACATCAGACCAAAGAAGAAAGAGTAGCAGACTTTTTGCGAGAGGGGATCATTTCCGGCAAATTCCCCCGGGGATCAAAGCTCAAGCAAGCTCAGATTGCCGAAATGATCGGCACCAGTATCACACCCGTGCGCGAAGCGATCAAACTGTTGGAGGCCGAGGGCTTTATCCAGGGGTCATCGCATCGGGGCGCGACGGTTGCGCCCTTCGACATCGACGCCACCGCGGAAATAGTCGACCTGCGCGTCACATTGGAATGCAAACTGGCCTTGCAGGCGATGGGACGGCTGACCTCAAAGGAACTGGACACGCTGCGCGACCTTCAGGATCAGCTCGAAACAGCTGCGGACAAGGGCGACCGCGAAAGCGTGCGCACCATCAACTACAGATTTCACGAAGTGCTGTATCAAGCGGCCGCATTGCCGCAAACATTGCAGTTCGTGCGCGCCTTGTGGGCACGGTATCCCTTCGATCTGATCAACAAGCTCGAACATCGCATCGGTCGGGCATCGCAAGAACATCACGAGTTGCTGAGCGCGATTCTGGCCCGCGACGAAAGTGCGCTTTTGTCTGCCTTGCGCGTCCACATTCGCGCGGGTTGGGACGAATTCAAAGAAAGCTACGCCGAGTAA
- a CDS encoding saccharopine dehydrogenase family protein: MKRNVLIIGAGGVAQVVAHKCAQHTDVLGDLHIASRTISKCKAIIQSVHDKKAMKQDSVFEAHAVDAMDSDAVVKLLNSTGAQIVINVGSPFVNMTVLEACIRTGTAYIDTAIHEDPGKICETPPWYGNYEWKRREDCARAGVTAILGAGFDPGMVNAFARFAVDAFMDEVKSIDIVDINAGSHGKYFSTNFDPEINFREFTGTVYSWQQGAWHSNAMFEVGREWDLPVVGKQKAYLSGHDEVHSLAANYPQADIRFWMGFGDHYINVFSVLQNLGLLSEQPVTTAEGLEVVPLKLVKAVLPDPSTLASEYTGKTCIGDLVRGTRNGEEVEVFVYNVSDHEMAYAEVGSQGISYTAGVPPVAMAMLIADGTYDQGKMVNVEELDPKPLFTLLDDIGLPTRVRDAAGDREWFRA; this comes from the coding sequence ATGAAACGTAATGTTCTTATCATCGGCGCCGGTGGCGTCGCTCAGGTCGTGGCGCATAAATGCGCGCAGCATACCGATGTGCTGGGTGATCTTCATATCGCCAGCCGGACGATTTCCAAATGCAAGGCGATCATCCAGAGCGTACATGACAAAAAGGCGATGAAACAGGACTCGGTGTTCGAGGCCCACGCGGTTGACGCAATGGACAGCGATGCGGTTGTAAAGCTGCTGAACAGTACCGGCGCGCAGATCGTGATCAATGTCGGGTCGCCCTTTGTGAACATGACAGTGCTCGAGGCATGTATCCGGACCGGCACCGCCTATATCGACACCGCGATTCACGAAGATCCGGGCAAAATCTGCGAAACGCCACCGTGGTACGGCAATTATGAATGGAAGCGCCGCGAGGATTGCGCCCGCGCCGGAGTCACGGCGATCCTTGGGGCCGGATTTGACCCGGGCATGGTCAACGCCTTTGCGCGCTTTGCGGTCGATGCCTTCATGGACGAGGTAAAATCCATAGATATCGTCGATATCAACGCCGGATCCCACGGAAAGTACTTTTCGACCAATTTCGATCCCGAGATCAACTTTCGTGAGTTCACCGGCACGGTCTACAGCTGGCAGCAGGGCGCCTGGCACAGCAATGCGATGTTCGAAGTGGGCCGCGAATGGGATCTTCCGGTTGTCGGCAAACAAAAGGCCTATCTGTCCGGGCATGACGAAGTACATTCGCTAGCCGCAAATTACCCGCAGGCCGATATCCGATTCTGGATGGGGTTTGGCGATCACTACATCAACGTCTTCTCGGTGCTGCAAAATCTTGGGCTTTTGTCGGAGCAGCCTGTCACCACAGCCGAAGGCCTGGAGGTCGTTCCCCTGAAGCTGGTCAAGGCAGTGCTGCCCGACCCGTCGACGCTTGCATCCGAGTACACAGGCAAGACCTGCATCGGCGATCTGGTTCGGGGCACAAGGAATGGCGAGGAAGTCGAGGTCTTTGTCTACAACGTCTCTGACCACGAGATGGCCTATGCCGAAGTCGGCAGCCAGGGTATTTCCTATACTGCCGGCGTCCCTCCGGTGGCGATGGCCATGCTAATCGCGGATGGCACCTACGACCAAGGAAAAATGGTGAACGTCGAAGAACTGGACCCCAAACCGCTGTTCACCCTGCTCGATGATATCGGCCTGCCGACCCGTGTCAGGGACGCCGCCGGGGATCGAGAATGGTTTCGCGCCTGA